The Drosophila subobscura isolate 14011-0131.10 chromosome A, UCBerk_Dsub_1.0, whole genome shotgun sequence genome includes the window ACTGGCACTCCATTCTTTTGGTAGGCCGAAAAGAGTTTGTCTATCGACTCCAGTTCCATGTTGTTGTACAGCTTGCTCTCGTCCAGTTCGCTCCAGACGGTGCCCTGCAGCTTGGCATCCGGCAGCTTGGACCAGTTGAAGCTCTTCAAGGGATTCGTGGGCTGTGGCACGTTCTTCTTCGGCAGCTCCACCTTGGGCGCCACAGGAGCTGCAGGTAGAACAGGGACACGGATTAGTGTTggatccctctctctctcccaattGCATTACTCACTCATTGCTGGCGTCATGctgggcggcggtggtggtgcacCGGGAcatggcggcggtggcggtggcagcattgCTGGCGCCATTGGCGGTGCCGGCGGCGGTGGAATGGCATTCAACatcggcggcggtggtggtggcggcgacACAGCACCATTGCAGCCGGTCAGACCGGCAACCTTTTGGTCATCGGGTATGCTGCCTTCGGTAACGAGCCGCTCGAGACGCGctcgctcctgctgctcgctgtGCAGTCGATGCTGCAGATCCTCGGCCTTCATCTCGGCACTCTGGGCCCGCTGCACGGCCTGCGAGTGCTGGGCGGACTCCTTCTCGAGGCGTTCGCGCATGCGCGCCAGTCCCGTCTCCAgatcctccttctcctgcatTCGCAGATCGAGTTCCTGCTCCTTTTTGGCCAGACGCGACTGCACCTCGAAGTTCTCGCGCTCCAGCTCATCCGCTCGCTTGCGCGCCTGCGTCAGTTGCTCCTCCTTGACCAGCAGACGCACCAGCTTGCCCACATCGATCTGCAGGGGTGCCACATCCGGATCATGGACTGGTGACTCGCtggccagcttcagctgcttgcCGGGATCATCCAGGGGATCGGGTATGAGGTCGCTGCTGGGCCTCTGCTCCACTTGCAGCACAATCTGTTGGACCACGCGATCAATCAGCAGCCAATGCTCGGTGCAGTGGCCCGTGTCTGCAAACAGAAATCAGATTAGTTGCAGATCCAGGCCAGTGGCTGTGACACTTACAGGGTAGCAAGAGCATGTGCTGCAGCAGTGACAACATGTGTGGATACGCTGGCGAGTGGCTGAGCTTGCGGCGCAGCAGCTCGAACATGGAGCCGGCGCTCTTCGTGTCCACATGCTCTTCGTTGAAGCGACGTGCGAATTCCTTCTCATCCTCGGCCCGCACCATCTCAAAGAAGTCCTGTAAAGCAGCGATTGCAACGATTAAACAAACACTCCGGGGACAAACACCAGCGACTCGGGACTCACCAAATGCCTGTCCAGCGTCTCGTTCTCGTGGGTGCGCAGCTTGTCGATCACCGGCTGGATGCCCAGCATTAGAAATTCATAGCGCAAGTGCAGCCTAAACTCGAGATTCTCCTGCCCGGGGCCATAGTTGAGGACAGCATTCACAAAGGACATGAGGGCCGTCTTCAGATTCACATTGTCCCTGTACGCATAGGTCGATCTGTCCAGGTCGTTGACAATGCTCTGGAAGCGCGTGCGCTCTGTGGCAAACTCCTGGAAGTGCAGCATGGCCTGCAGCACCTTTCGATGCCCGCCTGGCACCAGGCACACGGCGCCCAGGATCTCCAGGGCCGCTATTTTCGTGCGTATGTTATCCGCCGCCAGGGAGCGGGCAATCGTGTCTATGGCCGTGGGATGGGCCAGCACATGGGCGCGCCCCATCGAGTTGTTCATCAGCGCCTTGATGCAACCAATGAGGCTCGTGTGCAGCGAACTGTTCGCCACACGTatgtccagctgcagcagtagATTGAGCAGCGCCGGCAGACCGTCCAGCTCCACAAAGCGCAGCACAAAGCTGTGCGTGGAGGTGCGCAGCGCCGTCTTCAGAGCATCCACGAGAGCCGCATGGTTGTCCAGGCGATTGCTGGCCCCATCGTGGCTGGGCGAGTCCTCGGGCGAGAGGGAGACATGCACCACCAGCTCCTTCAGCCGCTCGATGTAGTGCTCGGCCGTCGGTGGCTGATGGCCGGCCAGGGCCGAGGGTCCATCGGGGCCATCGCCCGCCTCCAGCGGCTGCTTGCGGGAGCAATAGATTTGCCATTTCTTCTGGGCTGGCAGACTGAGCATCGCCTCCTTGTTGGGCGCCGTCAGATCGAGCTCCTCGACCAGTTCCGCAAACTTTGTGTCCAGCTCATCCACCGACGGCATCGGCTGTGTGGGCGTTAGGGTCTGCAGGGTGAAGGCGCCCTCCACCACACAGATTTCGGGCGGTTCATCGTCCTGCAAAGACAAAACGGAATATGAATGttgattgattgtttgttCGCTTAGAGAGAGGCATTCAAGCGGAGCCCGCACAGTAATTGGTGCACGTCCAATTAGAAGTCTCCCCATAGTCTCCGCTGCAACCTTGCAATCAAAACATTAAAGTCGAAGCGGCCAGTTCTGCTTGCCCCTCGCTGTGACTCATCTGCTGGttaaactttgtttttatttttatggaatCCAATCCAATATCTTCTGATGGCTTCTGAGGCATAAGCGGAGGAGCATTGGAGGCAGAACTATTATGGGAAACCAAGTAAAAACGAAGCTGAATCGATGAAGAATCAAGAAGTAATAAATTGGAGTTATCCGCACACATTGGAACTGTGAAAACTGCCAAGAACTTGCATGAACTTGGAATCTGGCAAAGGTTTTTTCCACTAAAGAAAAggccaaaaatgcattttcaaatAAGAGTCTCCACAGTTTTGTCCTGGATTTACATGCAcaaatgtgtggaaaagtgACACTCAAGCCAACATTCTATCATCCAGTGCCTGCTGCAGTGTCGTGTTTTTCCTGCTAAAATTCTAGAGCCGTGAATTCCCATGTGAAACATTCTCGGCACTGTCGAGTGGGAAGGGAGCTCGTGACAGTACTTGTAGTCGTATTATCGCTTTGACTGTGGCTCGCTCTTATGCAACATTAAATTTGCTGACTCGTGGGCAACCCATAAAAGGCAGGCGGCCAGGcagcaaagagcgagagagacccACACAGTGGAGCCGAGTGCATGGGACTCTGATTTCAATTGGCAAATTGATTCGTATAGCATTTCGCACGTGACTTTTCACTGGGTTCACTCGATTCGATTGCACACGCCGCCGCCCTATCTGAGTGGGGGTTCGGGGGCATGTGGCACTTACCTTGAAGCAGCCGCACCAGGCTCTCCTGCCCCTAAAGACGGGCatctttcgcttttgctgttgtctgtAGTGTTTCTGTAGTGGAGTTTCGTTGCCCggcccgttgccgttgccgtaaaaggacgaggacgaggaggaggactttTTATATCCtagagtgctgctgctgccgctctggcTATCGAGgtcctgctgatgctgcgagTGATgagagtgctgctgcttgaaacCAAATGGTAGGGATCCAAAGGTATAGCCTAATATATTATTCGTGTAGAATGAACCACTGCCCAGACCGCCGCCCAATCCAGCTTCGTTGCTGTTCGCATGATCGTTGCGCGACTGAGCATCCAATGGGTGGCACGATTGCCTTTTAGTGGCAATgtcactgttgctgctgctgctgctgctgctgctgcactgatTCCAATACCGATAGAGACTGTGGAAACAGTTGTAGTCGCTGAGTAATCCCTTCCAGTGCTCAAAGTCGAAGCGTTCTTGGAAGTTGCCCGATGaggtgtcgctgctgccttgTGGATTGTTGTgcctgtgactgtggctgttcctgttgctgttgctgctgctgctgctaccgccCAGGGGCAGGGTGGCGGTGCTACCACCCTCTGGACTCTGTCTCTCGCGGCTATAGCTGAGGTCGCAGCTATTTAGGCTTGTGATGGACACCAAGCTGCTGTTGTGATTTGTCTTTACAATGCTGCCAGGATGATTCTCATAAGAGTctcgattgttgttgttgttgttgttgctgctgctgtcgcctgTTATCGTTATCTTTGTCACACCCGCAGAGGTGCCGCCAacagctgttgttgccgcaTTGATTGTAATGCAGTTGCCACTtaggctggctgctgctgctgctgctgctgctccaactccagctgcagctccttgtaGCTGCTTCTTCTCTAGAGTACTCTCGGGCGTGGTCTGCTGCAGTATCTCCGTACTGTTGGCACTGTGCGTGTCCGGCTCATTGATGCACACGACCGAAGGACACGACTGTAGCGTCTGCAAATTAGAGAGAGATAAAAGAAGGCATTAATATTATTCGTAAATATATTCTACTGCCACTGCGGGGGTGTCCAAttccagaaacaacaaacacaaatatccaTTCATGCGACTCTGATGCAACTGTCATAACTACGTACACATACGAGCATgttgcaactgccacacagcaaataTTCACGTGGGAGagaagccacagccagctgcagctctcgtTCCTGCGTCTTTTGTGTCTGCTATGCAAATTGTGCATTACAATTGGattgccatgccacatgccacacacacatgtaacTCCCTGCCCCATAAGCCACATAATCCACATAATTCCTCCTCGCCGACTCTTTTATTGGAAGGCACTTAAAACGTAATCAAACACAAAGCCCACAGTAATGATGGCTTATTAATTTACTTTCCTttgcctgcccctgccgcatGTTGTTGCCACATTCCCAATGCATTCACCATGCGGTATTTGTGGTCGTGGAAATCGCTTCTCAATGCCCGATTGAGCAATTCTCTCTTCTCCCTCCTATCCTGCCTTTCAGCAGCGCTTTTTCCCTTAACGTTTTAGTCTGAAATTATCTGAAATATCCTTCCATAAACCATCGCTGTATCCTTTCGCTTTCGCAACTTGCGTTTAATTTGATGAATGTGAATCAATATCCATGTGCTCCATGTGCTGCGACCACtgcatttttctctcttgccTTCTGTTTGGCTGCCCCCACCAGTTGCCGCCGCTTGTGTGCCACAAATCCCCACAGCGCCGGCGCAGCGTCTCAGCAGCTGTCGTCGTTGATGTCGTCACAAATCAGGTCAATgcttcagctacagcttcaTGTCACAGTCGACATCCCCacgtctgagtctgagtctgagtctaaGTGTCTGTCTAGCTGTCcgtttgtctctctgtgtgtctgtctgtaccTCCCTCCACCGATTCCAAATTCAAGTCTGGGCTGTATCTCTGAATACGTTTGCATATACACGAATCCGTCTCTGAACTGTTGCCCCACGCTCTATGCGGCTTTGGTCCACGCGTGGGTCCAAATTAGACTCTCAATTCGATGCGATTTGAATCGATTTGCTGTTGAAATATGTCCCACAAATAAGCCCAAAGCCCAGAGGAGAGATGCAAGTAAAGAATGCACAGATCTGTTTGTGATTAACAATAATTGAACTGAAGTTTTGGAATATTgcatatataaatgtaaagGCAAAGTGATAAATTGGTGGGGCAAAAGATCGCCGAGGACATGAGGTTGAACTGCACACAATTGTTGAGATAATCGTCGTTTGGGTTGGAAATAGAGGCCCAGTCCTATTCACCAATACTTTATTGCAGCATTCAAAATGCTGTCAATCTGCATAGCTTCTTCCTccaaaaaaaggggaaaaaacgGATAAAGAAACGTTGAAAGTTTCAAATTTCACGgactatttttttgttgcgatTTTTTTCCCTAATTTTTCACACTTTCCCAGAAGGTGTCGGagtctctcacacacacacacacacacacacacacacctgtcTTGCCATATCCGTATCCGTGACTGTGACACGCCCCCTACGCCATAACCAAACCGCCAGTGAAGTATTTCCGGGggtgccacccacccacaaatCCAACCAACCAACGAACAATCCATTTATTCATCTATTCCAGCCATCCATCGCGTAATAACTTTATAGGAAAACGAATTGCTTAGCCGGAAAGTGGAAAAGTGTGCTGTGAAAATGTGCTGAGTGCGGAGGATAAGGTGCGGAAAAGCATCTGTGCGATGTGGAATGCTCTTGTGGCTGCAGAATCCATTGCGGTCCATGGAGTAGAAGGCCACTCGACGatcattgccattggcatggGGCATCTCCAGAAAGAGGATGAGCCTTTCTTAAACTTTGCCTATACTTAAAGAAGAACCTTTTCTCATGCCATTCCTCAGTCTTAGGGAGCTTAGGGAGTAAGCTTCTGTTGCCAGGAGTGTTTGACCTATAAAAACCCTTTGTCCAAAGTTAACTTTACTCCGAGAATAAGCGGAGAATCTGTATAACCTTTTCTCAGAGGCAAAAGAAGACTTCTGCCATTGTAGTTGAAAGGGTGAACCTCCGCCTTCCAGTAAGTCTATGGGCTATGGACAAAAGGGTATCCAACGGTGGGTCTGTGTCCACGTCGATTAATTTAACACCCAATCCCATGGATTAGCGCCTGCCCTTTAGACAGCCAGAGTgcaggagggagagagggacaggaagaggcagagagattGGGGGCGAGAGGAAAATCAAATGGCGCAATGTCTGGCTGCATccaaaatgaaaagcgaaaatgaatacaaaaactAGTTTTTCCGCATGCctaagaaaataaagaaaacatgtcgaaaggcagcaacagcagcagccagccacagagtgccacatgccaccagagccaccaccacacagctgtgtggcagcagcaccagcactagcagcagcagcagccatcagccagaaagaagaaacttttccttttcctttttttgtatatatattttgtttggggtCTAAGCGCATCTTTACCCAGTTTTTCAGAGGCTGCCTGCTTAATTATcggtgcacacacacacacgcacacgcacacaggggACAGGTGGTGGCAGctggtggcatgtggcaagcaTCAATCATACGCAACGTTGCACCAGCGCTTTCCTCGTCAGCagccaaaatgttgcattttcCAGGCATCCATCCAATCACATCACAATCTCACACGGCCCAAAAATAGTCATTACGGGGCCCGcaactaaaagaaaactaatggCCACAAAGTTGCTGGTGTGGGGACAATATAATGGGATAGGAGTGGGAAGGGGGAACGGGCAGGGGGGTGGGGAACTTGGtggcatttttggcatttgcacgATAATTGCCAAGCATTTTCTTCCATTTTGTCATTTGCGTGGCGGCACTTTTCAGTGTAGTTTAGGGACAGAAGGGAGAATGCACTCCATAAGGACCATCAATGGATGGACAAATGAAGATAGAAAATTAAACATATAACTTTGTTGCACTTAGATGATAGAACCTCTAAGTTCTCCTCATGGTTCATAAGTCGTGTGGCCTTGCCTTCGAGTGGAGATTCGATTGATGTGGTCTCTTCCAgctgacagagacagaggtgGGAAATGCGGAACTAACGACCGATGGGAACTTGGGGACGCACAAAGTATATCTAATAGCAGAGCAATCCCCAATTGTCCCCTTCTCCCAGCCAccacagatgtacatatgtacatggtaGATGCAGCATGTGGCACTCCCGATACAATAAAATAACCAAGAATGATccacagatacacaaacacagatgCACCCAACGGGTAGCAGAACAGTCGAGACAATaaattggatttatttttctggttttcatattccataaatttttgttgtggttttccATGCCCAATACCCTTGCCAGTGGGTATAACCCCATTGTAGGATCCCTTGCAAAGCTGGAATATATACCCTCAGCATCACGGGGCAGAAAGGGTATCAAATACAACGGTGTCCTTCCGCTCAAGCAATCGAACGAGCGACGTGGCAGTGGCGGGGCCTCGACAATTGCCGCTGGACCGTGGTGAAGGTGTTGTAAGGTGTTGGTTACATGCAACAACCACATTAGCACCGCCACAACGAGAGAGCCCCCAGCCacaaggcaaaaagcaaaaagcacaGGCACTGG containing:
- the LOC117890122 gene encoding disheveled-associated activator of morphogenesis 1, whose product is MSAKNQMSVFMEKINTTLQSCPSVVCINEPDTHSANSTEILQQTTPESTLEKKQLQGAAAGVGAAAAAAAASLSGNCITINAATTAVGGTSAGVTKITITGDSSSNNNNNNNRDSYENHPGSIVKTNHNSSLVSITSLNSCDLSYSRERQSPEGGSTATLPLGGSSSSSNSNRNSHSHRHNNPQGSSDTSSGNFQERFDFEHWKGLLSDYNCFHSLYRYWNQCSSSSSSSSNSDIATKRQSCHPLDAQSRNDHANSNEAGLGGGLGSGSFYTNNILGYTFGSLPFGFKQQHSHHSQHQQDLDSQSGSSSTLGYKKSSSSSSSFYGNGNGPGNETPLQKHYRQQQKRKMPVFRGRRAWCGCFKDDEPPEICVVEGAFTLQTLTPTQPMPSVDELDTKFAELVEELDLTAPNKEAMLSLPAQKKWQIYCSRKQPLEAGDGPDGPSALAGHQPPTAEHYIERLKELVVHVSLSPEDSPSHDGASNRLDNHAALVDALKTALRTSTHSFVLRFVELDGLPALLNLLLQLDIRVANSSLHTSLIGCIKALMNNSMGRAHVLAHPTAIDTIARSLAADNIRTKIAALEILGAVCLVPGGHRKVLQAMLHFQEFATERTRFQSIVNDLDRSTYAYRDNVNLKTALMSFVNAVLNYGPGQENLEFRLHLRYEFLMLGIQPVIDKLRTHENETLDRHLDFFEMVRAEDEKEFARRFNEEHVDTKSAGSMFELLRRKLSHSPAYPHMLSLLQHMLLLPYTGHCTEHWLLIDRVVQQIVLQVEQRPSSDLIPDPLDDPGKQLKLASESPVHDPDVAPLQIDVGKLVRLLVKEEQLTQARKRADELERENFEVQSRLAKKEQELDLRMQEKEDLETGLARMRERLEKESAQHSQAVQRAQSAEMKAEDLQHRLHSEQQERARLERLVTEGSIPDDQKVAGLTGCNGAVSPPPPPPPMLNAIPPPPAPPMAPAMLPPPPPPCPGAPPPPPSMTPAMTPVAPKVELPKKNVPQPTNPLKSFNWSKLPDAKLQGTVWSELDESKLYNNMELESIDKLFSAYQKNGVPAHDGSYEDLRPTGQKNKQKVLSVIDGRRAQNCTILLSKLKMSDVEISKAILSMDCNEQLQLDMVEQLLKFTPSAEERALLDEHSEDIESLARADRFLYEISKIPHYEQRLKSLHYKKRFMLTVNDLTPRIKSVMEASREVARSRRLRKLLELVLALGNYMNRGARGNASGFRLASLNRLADTKSSAAKGTTLLHYLVQVIEKKFKDLLKLEDDIPHVRGASKVSLGEMDKDIQMLRTGLADVAREIEFHRSSGPAQQGDRFLPVMREFHTQASVRFAELEDKFQDMKTRFDRAVRLFGEDGSVLQPDEFFGIFDSFLGAFAEARHDNESFRRRQEEEEKRAKQEAELKKRTIDRKNKTGLMSSVARNLGLKSSSPTNGGDSPAKGGGGDNKGEFDDLISALRTGDVFGEDMAKFKRSRKARVLNGGSGAGGAAGNTSPPRHGSLQREESGRERERTVRRQ